The genomic window ACCTAAAGCGGCGGCGGTAGAGCCTTGGGCGGGTGGTTGTTTATCTAAAACGGTAATTTTTAGTCCGGGGATTAAACTAAGCTCGTAGGCGATCGTTGCCCCAACTACGCCGCAGCCGATAATTACTATGTGATTCATGATTATTTGCAAGAGAGACGTTTCACCGAAACGTCTCTCTGTTTTCCTAATCCTCTACCTGTGCGGGGACAGCTTGTTTAGGAATCAAATCTACAAATTTATTGATGTCTGCAAAGGCATTTTGGTAACTACGTACTGCTCCAGTGGTGCTGTTTTCTTCAATTGCTTGCTCGACTTTTACTAAGTCATCAAACAATTCTCGCGTGATTTGCCGCGCTTTTGTTTGCTCTTTTGGTAGCAAGTTGCGGGTTATGTAAGTCATTTTTAGCCGCAATTCACCCAAGGGCCCGTGAATAAAATTCCTAACTCCAATCCAATCTCGCCGTTGAATGAGGACAGGAATTTCACTCATGCGATCGCGTAAAGCTAGTAAAGTAGGAGCATATTCCTGAATTTGCTCGATTTGAGCGGGGGTATAAGTTGGAGATACTTTAGCCACCGTGGGACTACTACAACTAATTAAAAATACTGCCACCATAGCCAGAATTAATGACAAAATCGACCGAGAACGCACCATAACCTAATTTTCTATCTGTTAACGAACAGTGTCATTTTAGATCGCTACTGAGCTTAAGCGCCAAACAAAAGCGCGACTTGCTCTAGGTAGAAAAACTTTAGCGGTTTAGTTAGGTATTAATGCTTACTTTAATGAGCGCCTAAGTTCTCTAAAATTTGATAAGCTGAAACACAATAGCAGTAGTATTTATAGCGATATCTATCCCCGCGATCCAAAGGTAGGAGCATTTTTCTTGTGAATGCAGCAGAAGCGGCAACTAACCTAGAACTTACAAGTAAAATTGCCTCTGTCGTCAATTTGTTTAAAAGTGAGTTTCCGGAAATTAAGTCGGATCTCAAACCTTGGCAAAACGATCCAGAAACTAGGGAATTAATCGATCCAGATTCGATTGATATTGGCTTGCATTTCCCTGGTAGAAGTAAGTTGTTTCAAAGTCGTAGCATTTTAATTCAAATTCGTTTTTATCAAGATCCAATGAATAATAAAGTTTCTTGCATTGGCGTGGAAGCGGCGGGTTTCGATCATCGGGGCAAACAATGGCGACTTTCTACGGTGGAAGATTGGCGATGTGAAGGCGAAACTCAACCTAAGCCTGAAGCTGGCGAACAGTTAAAACACTTTTGTCGGCAGATTATTGAATTATTTAATACTTAAAGTTTTTTGCCAGGATTACAGCCGCAATCAATGTTGTAAGCAGAATTATAAGTAGTGTCGCGTTTACCAAACCAACTGTAACGATTGTCGCGGATTTGCTCGTAAAGGCGATCGCCTGTCCATTTTAATCCGGGTAAAAGTCGATAAGCCGCTACAAATACTCCTCCTAGGGGCAATAATTCCCCGATCTTTTCGGCGGCGGCGCTTCCTTGCCAACGTTTTTTGGGGTCGTTGGCATCAATTACTATCATCCCTAGTTCGCAATTATTGGGCGTAATGTCCCAACGCTTAAGGGTTTCTTCTGCTTGCATTGGTGCGTATTGGAATAATTCACCCCGATCTATGGTTTCGAGGATTTGGACTAAATTTGTACAAAGGTTGCAGTTGCCGTCGTAAATGACGTAATAAGTCATGCGGATAAAAATATTAGGTGTATCTTCTATCTTAGAATCTACAAAGCTTATCCTAAGAAAAACCAAGAATTGGGGGGTCTGCCCCCCAAACCCCCCATTGGGGGACGAGTTGCCTCCCCCAAACCCCCTGCAAAAGGGTCTTGTCGATGAGCGTTCAAGTTTTCGGCAAGTAGACCAGAAACGAATTATTCCCCAAACTCTTTGTAAAAAAATCTTTTAGGTAAACATCCGAGTCTTTGTAATCTTTAAGTTGCGATCGCAATCCCCCCCACAAACGCTATAATGCCAAGCTAAACGAATGTACAGGCACAAAATAATGGCAGACTGGCACGAAATTAGCGGGGGTGTTACTGCTCCTAAAGGCTATCGGGCGGCAGGAATTAAGGCAGGTCTAAAACCTTCGGGTTTGCCAGATTTGGCGCTGATTTTATCCGATGTAGATGCGATCGCAGCAGGGGTTTTTACTACGTCCCAAGTCCGTGCTGCTTGCGTAGACTATTGCCGTCAGCTACTACAAGCTAAACCTAGCGCTCGTGCCATTCTCTGTAATGCTGGTCAAGCAAACGCTGCTACCGGTTCTCAAGGCTGGCTGAATGCTTTAGAAAGTGCCATGCTACTCGGTCAAGCTTTGGGCATTCCCTCAGAATCAGTGTTAATTGCTTCTACTGGAGTAATTGGTCAACAAATTAAAATGGAGGCAATGCGATCGGGTATTCCTCAACTCGTGGCGGCGGCTTCCAATACTGGCAGCGATGCGGCGGCGCAAGCTATTGTTACTACGGATTTAGTCACAAAATCTATTGCTCTAGAAACTACGTTTAGCGATCGCCCTGTACGCATTGGTGGCATCTGTAAGGGTTCGGGAATGATTCACCCCAATATGGCTACACTACTAGCTTTCGTAACCTGCGATGCGGTGGTTTCTCCGGCTCTATGGCAACAAATGTTAAGCCGCGCGGCAGATAAAAGTTTTAACCAAATTACGGTTGATGGCGATACAAGTACCAATGATGCTCTTATTGCTCTTGCTAATGGTCAATCTCGCACTCCGGCAATTACAGAAATGGGCACGGAAGCGGAAAAGTTAGAAGCAATGTTAACGGCTGTCTGTCAGCATTTGGCAAAGGCGATCGCTCGTGATGGTGAAGGCGCTACTTGTCTTATTGAGGTGCAAGTTTCTGGCGCTACTGATGAAAAATCTGCTCGGCAAGTTGCTAAAACTATTGTCGGTTCGGCTTTATTCAAATCTGCCGTTTTTGGACGCGATCCCAATTGGGGCAGGATTGCGGCAGCCGCAGGACGCGCTGGTGTCCCTTTTGAACAGGAGAACTTACGGATTATGTTAGGGGATTTTCTGTTAATGGAAAATGGTCAACCTCTAGCTTTCGATCGCGCCGCAGCAAGTAACTATATGAAACAAAAAGCTTCTAGCATTGTTCCAAATCAAGGAGTTGAGAAACTTAGTGCTTATAGTAATAGCGGTTTATCCGTTGAAGATGACCAAAGCGCTGCTAGTCGTTACTTAAAAGATGACACAATTTTAATTTCTGTCTGTATTGGCAATGGTTCGGGAACGGGTACGGCTTGGGGTTGCGATCTCAGCTACGATTACGTGAAAATTAATGCCGAATATACTACTTAAAACTCTGGCATTGCTGAAAAGATTGAAGACGTTGCAACGCAACGTCTCTACATTTAGATTCATATAATATCTTCTCAATTTCTTTACCCTAAATCGCTGCCTGCGGAGGTGGGAAAACGATCGCCTTCTTGCCCATTATTGTAATAATACAAAGTCCGAATCGGGTAGGGGATGGGAATCTCGGCTTGTTCGCAGGCGGTTTTTAGAGCAATAATTACACGAGTTTTGGTTTGGCGCACTTCGACTTTTTGCGGTAATGTCCAATAACGAATCATTAAATCTATAGAACTATCCCCAAACCCTACAGCGTCCACTTCTGGTAAAGGAGCGGCTAATACTCCTGGTACAGTAGCAACGGTTTTAACTAAAATATCTATTGCTTTAGTTAAAGGTGTATTGTAATCAATCCCTAATGCTAAATCTGTGCGGCGATGAGGCATTGCTGTAAGTACCTGCACGGGACTTGTAAATACAATAGAGTTGGGAATTACTACGCGCTCTCCTTGATAGGTCTTTATTTGAGTTGAGCGAATAGTAATATCCTCAATTGTTCCCTCATACTCGTTGACAATAATTTGATCTCCTAAGCGAAAAGGCTCGTTTAGTAACAATAATATTCCTGCTAAAAAGTTTTTGAAGATATCTTGAAAAGCAAAACCAATCGCTACCGAGCCTAAACCTAATAAGCCAACAATATCGCCCAATCCCAAATCGGGAAAAGCCATTACACAAGCAAATAATATTCCCGCTACCCAAGTTGCTACATAGCTAATTTGTGTTAGTAGCGATCGCAATGAATGGCTTTTTAGTACCCGTCTTCCCGTTGCTGTTGCTAGGCGCTTAGTAAAATTAGCAATATAACGAGTTATTAGGAGAATTACGATCGCAAACATTATCCCTGGTAAGGACTCAATAACACTACCAGTTAGCTTTAGTAAGCTTAGTTTGATTTCTTGTAGTAAGGCAGTCATAGGCTCAAACTTGTTTTGCCTAGAATTTTACTACTTACGTTGCTTATCTAGCTTGAAACTCTAGATGCAGGCTTCAAAAACAACCAGCTTACAAAAAAGAATGATGCGGTGAAAAGCTGCACTATATCTAATGCTGACAAATACCCGTCTGCAAAGGAAGCAATACTTCTATCGGTGATTCCAAACAACCAAGACGAAATACCAACCAACCAAATACCATTTCTCAGGCTATCTAAAAATGTTGTTGCTTCTGACGATTGCTTATTCTTCATTACGTTAGTCTTTTTTTGGAGATGAGTTTGTATTTAGATAGCTCTCTATTTAATGGCGCGAAACAAACTTATATTTTGTCCCCCCTTGGATTCTTACTTTAAGAAATGTCTCTTTTATTTGCCATTACTCTAAAGAAGTATTTAGATGTATTGACAAGTTACACCTTAACTATTATAGAAAATTATGCCGTGCTGTGGCGAATCCTAGGGATTTAGGATTATCTTCTTAAGCGATCGCCCAACGACAGAGCAATAGTTTGAACAAGTTTTTAAAATCTATCTAAAGATAGATGAATATTAAATTAATAAAAAATTCTGCCTTGGGATACTTAAAAAAGTAGTTAATGAATAGCTCTAATAAAGAAAAATCAAAAAGATATTCATGACTGCTGCTCAAATAAATAAAAAAATCCTGGTAAATCAACCAAACTTAGGATTAGTCTGTGTTACAGCTTCTAAAGACATTCGCTATCGCACAATTACCCGTACTCGCTACTTAAAACTAAGCGATGGCGATCGCCAAACAACTCTCACAAATCTTTATAGTGACAATATTAGTCGTCTAGATAAAGCTGTAGATTTTTGTCAGCAACACTCAATCAAGCTTTATAGGCTACCTTCTGGTTTGTTTCCGATGAGCGATTGGGAAGACAATATCGGCGAAACAATCCTGGAATCAATGAGCGCGCAATTAGCTTTAATTGGCGAAAAAGCTCAGAAATTAGGCATTAGATTAGTATCTCATCCCGATCAATTTGTGGTTTTAAGTTCCGATTCTGAGCAAGTATTGGCAAATAGCATCAAAATCTTAGAAGGACACGCAAAAGTCTTTGATTTACTAGGTTTACCGCGAAGTCCTTGGGCATTAATGAACATTCACGGCGGAAAATCGCAAAGAATAGATAGGTTGGTTGAAGTTTTAGCACAGTTACCTACTTATATCCGCGATCGCTTAACCTTTGAAAATGACGAATACTCTTATAGTTCCGCAGAGATTTTAGAAGTATGCAATAGATCCGGCGTACCGATGGTATTTGATGCTCATCATCACATTTGCCACGAAGGTTTGACAACCTATGACGATCCCTCGGTAACTGAAATGTTTTATGCAGCAAGAGAAACTTGGAGTAACTCAGATTGGCAATTAGTACATATTTCTAACGGACAAAATAGTTTTAGCGATCGCACTCATAGCGATTTTATTACCGATATGCCTAGTGTGTACCGTCAAGCACCTTGGATCGAAATAGAAGCTAAAGCTAAA from Synechocystis sp. PCC 7509 includes these protein-coding regions:
- a CDS encoding thiol-disulfide oxidoreductase DCC family protein — protein: MTYYVIYDGNCNLCTNLVQILETIDRGELFQYAPMQAEETLKRWDITPNNCELGMIVIDANDPKKRWQGSAAAEKIGELLPLGGVFVAAYRLLPGLKWTGDRLYEQIRDNRYSWFGKRDTTYNSAYNIDCGCNPGKKL
- the uvsE gene encoding UV DNA damage repair endonuclease UvsE: MTAAQINKKILVNQPNLGLVCVTASKDIRYRTITRTRYLKLSDGDRQTTLTNLYSDNISRLDKAVDFCQQHSIKLYRLPSGLFPMSDWEDNIGETILESMSAQLALIGEKAQKLGIRLVSHPDQFVVLSSDSEQVLANSIKILEGHAKVFDLLGLPRSPWALMNIHGGKSQRIDRLVEVLAQLPTYIRDRLTFENDEYSYSSAEILEVCNRSGVPMVFDAHHHICHEGLTTYDDPSVTEMFYAARETWSNSDWQLVHISNGQNSFSDRTHSDFITDMPSVYRQAPWIEIEAKAKEEAISRVEAEWLMRK
- the psbQ gene encoding photosystem II protein PsbQ, whose protein sequence is MVRSRSILSLILAMVAVFLISCSSPTVAKVSPTYTPAQIEQIQEYAPTLLALRDRMSEIPVLIQRRDWIGVRNFIHGPLGELRLKMTYITRNLLPKEQTKARQITRELFDDLVKVEQAIEENSTTGAVRSYQNAFADINKFVDLIPKQAVPAQVED
- a CDS encoding mechanosensitive ion channel family protein, producing the protein MTALLQEIKLSLLKLTGSVIESLPGIMFAIVILLITRYIANFTKRLATATGRRVLKSHSLRSLLTQISYVATWVAGILFACVMAFPDLGLGDIVGLLGLGSVAIGFAFQDIFKNFLAGILLLLNEPFRLGDQIIVNEYEGTIEDITIRSTQIKTYQGERVVIPNSIVFTSPVQVLTAMPHRRTDLALGIDYNTPLTKAIDILVKTVATVPGVLAAPLPEVDAVGFGDSSIDLMIRYWTLPQKVEVRQTKTRVIIALKTACEQAEIPIPYPIRTLYYYNNGQEGDRFPTSAGSDLG
- the argJ gene encoding bifunctional ornithine acetyltransferase/N-acetylglutamate synthase, with protein sequence MADWHEISGGVTAPKGYRAAGIKAGLKPSGLPDLALILSDVDAIAAGVFTTSQVRAACVDYCRQLLQAKPSARAILCNAGQANAATGSQGWLNALESAMLLGQALGIPSESVLIASTGVIGQQIKMEAMRSGIPQLVAAASNTGSDAAAQAIVTTDLVTKSIALETTFSDRPVRIGGICKGSGMIHPNMATLLAFVTCDAVVSPALWQQMLSRAADKSFNQITVDGDTSTNDALIALANGQSRTPAITEMGTEAEKLEAMLTAVCQHLAKAIARDGEGATCLIEVQVSGATDEKSARQVAKTIVGSALFKSAVFGRDPNWGRIAAAAGRAGVPFEQENLRIMLGDFLLMENGQPLAFDRAAASNYMKQKASSIVPNQGVEKLSAYSNSGLSVEDDQSAASRYLKDDTILISVCIGNGSGTGTAWGCDLSYDYVKINAEYTT